One window of Rasiella rasia genomic DNA carries:
- a CDS encoding metal-dependent hydrolase translates to MDSLTQIVLGAAVGEAALGKKVGNKAALYGAIAGTIPDLDVITKYFVDTVTALEWHRGVTHSIVFAVFAAPLFGWLVSLWEKNASARQWSWLFFLGFLTHPLLDAHTTWGTQLFWPFDLRLAYKNIFVIDPLYTLPFLLFLILALRRKREDPKRRKYNNLGLWVSSTYLLLTLGLKGYTFLKFEKALNQQGIAYTEIETKPAPLNTILWTANIDTKDAFLIADYSLLDSKPIAFTAHPKNHELLGNYKDNLKVQRLIKITKGWYTVTQDKNGVVYLNDLRFGVLSTDPSSTAYVFSFLIEGDKDQTVITENRKTPSDGKELLVNLWQRIKGN, encoded by the coding sequence ATGGATTCACTTACTCAAATTGTATTAGGCGCTGCGGTTGGTGAGGCCGCACTTGGTAAAAAAGTAGGCAATAAAGCAGCTCTGTACGGCGCAATTGCTGGGACTATACCCGATTTAGATGTAATAACTAAATACTTTGTAGACACGGTTACTGCTCTCGAGTGGCATCGTGGGGTTACCCATTCTATTGTATTTGCAGTTTTTGCCGCTCCCTTATTTGGGTGGCTAGTGTCGTTATGGGAGAAAAATGCTTCAGCACGACAATGGTCATGGTTGTTTTTTCTGGGGTTTTTAACGCACCCGCTGCTAGATGCGCATACCACATGGGGTACACAGCTATTCTGGCCTTTCGACTTACGTCTGGCATACAAGAATATTTTTGTAATAGACCCATTATACACACTTCCCTTTTTGCTGTTTCTCATTCTTGCCTTACGGCGGAAACGTGAGGATCCCAAGCGTAGGAAATACAATAATCTAGGGCTGTGGGTGAGCAGTACGTACTTGTTGTTAACGTTGGGACTAAAAGGATATACGTTTCTTAAATTCGAAAAAGCCTTAAACCAGCAGGGTATTGCCTATACTGAAATTGAAACCAAACCTGCACCACTAAACACAATTTTATGGACGGCCAATATCGATACCAAAGATGCTTTCTTAATTGCAGATTATTCGTTGTTAGACAGCAAGCCTATAGCATTTACGGCCCATCCTAAAAATCATGAATTGCTTGGTAATTACAAAGACAATCTAAAGGTACAGCGGCTTATAAAAATAACCAAGGGTTGGTATACCGTTACACAAGACAAGAACGGTGTAGTGTATTTAAATGATTTGCGCTTTGGGGTACTGAGCACAGACCCTTCGAGTACTGCGTATGTTTTTAGTTTTTTAATTGAAGGCGATAAAGACCAAACCGTTATTACAGAAAATCGTAAAACGCCATCAGATGGCAAAGAATTGCTAGTGAACTTATGGCAGCGTATAAAAGGCAATTAA
- a CDS encoding MmcQ/YjbR family DNA-binding protein, translated as MNIEDFRNYCIAKKGVTESFPFDEHTLVFKVMNKMFAVCGLERTPTQVNLKCDPERAITLREAYDGLIIPGWHMNKHHWNTVFIEDALPPKLVIELIDHSYDLIVQSLTKKVQAQLEAL; from the coding sequence ATGAACATAGAAGATTTCAGAAATTATTGCATCGCTAAAAAAGGCGTAACAGAATCTTTTCCTTTCGATGAGCATACATTGGTCTTTAAAGTCATGAATAAAATGTTTGCAGTATGTGGTCTAGAACGAACACCAACTCAAGTAAATTTAAAATGTGACCCCGAACGTGCCATTACCCTTAGAGAAGCATACGACGGACTCATTATTCCGGGATGGCACATGAATAAACACCACTGGAATACGGTCTTTATTGAAGATGCCCTACCACCAAAATTGGTTATAGAACTAATAGATCATTCGTACGACTTAATCGTGCAATCACTCACTAAAAAGGTACAGGCACAATTAGAGGCGCTCTAA
- a CDS encoding T9SS type A sorting domain-containing protein, translating into MKKYALLLVMLSSQLMVSQIADPLLYDKDWYINYIQIDGQLFTLPEGLEPEESLMVFAENSSHFTATICSTIEADIERVINESSFGFINMTIDNQTCDEPLNSDFDSLHFNFYVDNASEVLDYSYYVIEPFGTPFVEIRAPNGDVVEYFSDSVMNVGEFETTKINLFPNPFTETLQVDSPYHGNFDYKIFTLSGQLVKEGTLSTSESLNVSNLSNGMYLTKLTNTEGEERSFKIVKE; encoded by the coding sequence ATGAAAAAATATGCACTCCTTTTGGTGATGTTAAGCAGCCAACTTATGGTATCTCAAATTGCAGATCCGTTACTTTACGATAAAGATTGGTACATTAATTACATTCAAATTGATGGGCAGTTATTTACATTGCCAGAGGGATTAGAGCCTGAAGAGTCGCTCATGGTGTTTGCAGAAAACTCATCGCATTTTACGGCTACCATTTGCAGTACCATTGAAGCAGATATAGAACGTGTAATTAATGAGTCTTCTTTTGGATTTATTAATATGACCATAGATAACCAGACCTGCGATGAGCCGTTAAACTCAGATTTTGATTCACTACATTTCAATTTCTATGTAGATAATGCATCCGAGGTTTTAGACTACAGCTATTACGTAATTGAACCTTTTGGAACACCGTTTGTAGAGATTAGAGCACCCAATGGAGACGTGGTCGAGTATTTTTCTGATTCAGTAATGAATGTTGGTGAGTTTGAAACAACTAAGATTAATTTGTTTCCAAACCCATTTACAGAAACACTTCAAGTAGATTCTCCTTACCATGGAAATTTCGACTATAAAATCTTTACGCTAAGTGGTCAGCTTGTGAAAGAGGGGACTTTAAGTACTTCGGAAAGTTTAAATGTTTCAAACCTGAGTAACGGAATGTACTTAACCAAACTTACCAATACAGAAGGTGAAGAGCGGTCGTTCAAAATTGTAAAAGAATGA
- a CDS encoding transglutaminase domain-containing protein codes for MKIAIRLFVVFMLCLGANAQDFEQVDATIKFYPKSFDEVTELSEFITRDFKTDEEKLRAIYGWIINNVRYDPDEYDVFNYRFKNYRERNAKEEVTRKKIIQRTLQKGVAVCEGYAMLFEKLCELQGIHNYLVRGDVKTNFKDIGRPFQKIHMWNVAYINDHPFLFDPTWGAGKYNQKFIKEPSYYWYKTEPTQFIKSHYPDLVEDAFLEINVSKQTFAKFPLIIQKDMVVADVISPRYGVVSSVENPKAILFQLKTPAPKVISYSYDFGNKKRLVDFSIHDKLLTFEIKTRAGKNLIVYFNDAPALAYKVE; via the coding sequence ATGAAAATAGCCATACGTCTCTTTGTAGTTTTTATGCTTTGTCTTGGTGCAAACGCACAAGATTTTGAGCAGGTAGATGCAACTATAAAATTTTACCCAAAATCGTTTGATGAGGTTACCGAACTTTCAGAATTTATTACTCGCGATTTTAAAACAGACGAAGAAAAATTACGCGCCATCTATGGCTGGATTATAAACAACGTTAGGTACGACCCAGATGAGTATGATGTGTTTAATTACAGGTTTAAAAACTATAGAGAGCGAAACGCCAAAGAAGAGGTAACTCGCAAAAAAATAATTCAGCGAACCTTGCAAAAAGGAGTGGCCGTTTGTGAGGGCTATGCCATGCTCTTTGAAAAATTATGCGAGTTACAAGGCATCCATAATTACCTAGTGCGAGGCGATGTAAAGACTAATTTCAAGGATATTGGCAGGCCGTTTCAGAAAATTCATATGTGGAATGTTGCATATATAAATGACCACCCGTTTTTATTCGATCCAACGTGGGGGGCTGGCAAGTACAATCAGAAATTCATTAAAGAACCCAGTTACTATTGGTATAAAACAGAACCCACCCAGTTTATTAAAAGTCATTACCCAGACTTGGTAGAAGATGCATTTCTTGAAATAAATGTAAGCAAGCAGACCTTTGCTAAATTTCCGCTTATTATTCAAAAAGATATGGTTGTAGCAGATGTTATCTCACCAAGATACGGTGTTGTAAGCAGTGTTGAAAATCCGAAAGCAATCCTGTTTCAGCTTAAAACACCCGCCCCTAAGGTGATTTCTTATTCATACGACTTTGGGAATAAGAAAAGATTAGTCGATTTCAGCATTCATGACAAATTGCTTACCTTCGAGATTAAGACAAGAGCAGGCAAAAACCTTATTGTTTATTTTAACGATGCGCCTGCATTAGCTTATAAAGTAGAGTGA
- a CDS encoding DUF4230 domain-containing protein: MELLFIGLAVGAVVAYFLLLKLSGGRKREKTHSQSVILMERIRTVCKFITVEGDFSEIYHYENVKDKWLNLLLGKKKALVLIEAKAHVGFDLTKIHMDADTKTRTITLTNFPHPELLTVETDFKYYDKKEGWANPFTASDLTEINREAKQHIVDKIPSSGLLLEAESQALETIKLMETLVQTINWKLDYTALHTTKSQKKEIAS, translated from the coding sequence ATGGAATTACTTTTTATAGGCTTGGCAGTTGGTGCCGTTGTAGCATATTTTTTACTTCTGAAATTGAGCGGAGGCCGCAAGCGGGAGAAAACACATTCGCAATCGGTAATATTAATGGAACGTATTCGTACCGTTTGTAAGTTTATTACCGTAGAAGGCGATTTTTCTGAAATATACCACTACGAAAATGTAAAAGATAAATGGCTGAACCTTCTCTTAGGTAAAAAGAAGGCGCTTGTACTTATTGAAGCCAAGGCACATGTAGGATTTGATCTCACCAAAATACACATGGATGCCGATACTAAAACGAGAACGATTACATTAACTAATTTCCCCCATCCAGAATTGTTAACCGTAGAAACAGATTTTAAATATTACGACAAGAAAGAAGGCTGGGCAAATCCGTTTACGGCATCAGACCTTACCGAAATTAACAGAGAAGCAAAACAGCATATCGTAGATAAGATACCGAGTAGTGGTTTACTTCTAGAAGCAGAATCGCAAGCCTTAGAAACCATAAAACTGATGGAAACCTTGGTACAAACCATAAATTGGAAGTTAGATTACACAGCCTTGCATACAACAAAGTCACAGAAAAAAGAGATTGCCTCATGA
- a CDS encoding DUF4260 domain-containing protein encodes MKTLLKLEEAALLVVGICCFAQLDYAWWWFLLLLLVPDVGMLGYLVNPRVGAFTYNLFHFRALAIGLMIFGYFYGNEIISLSGIMLFSHIALDRMLGYGLKYPDSFKNTHLGSIGK; translated from the coding sequence ATGAAAACACTATTAAAACTAGAAGAAGCAGCCTTGTTAGTCGTCGGAATATGCTGTTTTGCGCAGTTAGACTACGCGTGGTGGTGGTTTTTATTATTACTGCTCGTTCCAGATGTAGGCATGTTAGGTTATTTGGTAAATCCTCGAGTGGGCGCTTTTACGTACAACCTCTTTCATTTTAGAGCGCTCGCCATCGGACTCATGATTTTTGGTTACTTTTATGGAAATGAAATTATCTCACTAAGCGGAATCATGCTATTTTCTCATATTGCCTTAGATAGAATGCTAGGGTACGGACTAAAATACCCAGATAGTTTTAAAAACACACATTTAGGAAGCATAGGCAAATAA